In one Watersipora subatra chromosome 6, tzWatSuba1.1, whole genome shotgun sequence genomic region, the following are encoded:
- the LOC137398209 gene encoding piggyBac transposable element-derived protein 3-like, with translation MPSNYVVLSVFKLRVVADTNGLSSKTIGCNDCEPSDEEPLCNTVQATEPTASNVPKGVRPSYRWRKKVFQPPILAFTGAKMEAPANQNIKTPYQYFQQFVTADMIDGMVDNTNLYSTQKMGKSINTTKKEVEQMMGMYFHMGLVRMSSVRQYWKQGTNYVPVSSVMPRNRFQQLATQLYFVNNSSILDEQKKDKLWKIRPWLDSLRDQCLKVTAEERNSIDEMMVQYRGTTSPIRQYIKSKPLLWAFKVWGRAGTSGMLFYFDIYQSGDGTRSHLGQGGDVVMKLVFTLEKNSNYKIYADNLFTSVPLLEKLLG, from the exons ATGCCATCTAATTATGTAGTTCTTTCTGTGTTTAAACTGAGGGTCGTCGCCGATACAAATGGATTATCAAGTAAG ACTATTGGTTGTAATGATTGCGAGCCAAGTGATGAAGAACCTTTATGTAACACAGTGCAGGCAACTGAACCTACAGCCAGCAATGTACCAAAAGGAGTCCGGCCCTCATACCGCTGGAGGAAAAAGGTCTTTCAACCACCAATTTTGGCATTCACCGGTGCCAAGATGGAGGCTCCAGCTAACCAGAATATAAAAACACCATATCAGTACTTCCAACAATTTGTGACTGCTGATATGATTGATGGCATGGTTGACAATACCAACCTCTACAGCACACAAAAAATGGGAAAAAGCATCAACACCACGAAGAAAGAAGTAGAGCAGATGATGGGAATGTATTTTCATATGGGCCTTGTACGAATGAGCAGCGTGAGACAATACTGGAAACAAGGTACCAACTATGTACCAGTAAGTAGTGTAATGCCACGAAATAGGTTCCAACAGCTTGCTACCCAACTGTACTTTGTCAACAATAGCAGCATATTAGATGAACAGAAGAAAGACAAGCTTTGGAAAATTCGACCATGGTTAGACAGTCTGAGGGATCAGTGCCTAAAAGTAACAGCGGAAGAGCGCAACTCAATTGATGAAATGATGGTACAGTATCGAGGAACAACCAGCCCAATCAGGCAGTATATAAAAAGCAAACCACTTCTATGGGCATTCAAGGTATGGGGTAGAGCTGGTACCAGTGGAATGCTCTTTTACTTTGACATTTATCAAAGTGGCGATGGCACCCGAAGCCATCTTGGCCAAGGTGGAGATGTAGTGATGAAGCTAGTCTTTACACTAGAAAAGAATTCAAACTATAAGATCTATGCAGACAATTTATTTACCAGCGTTCCACTCCTGGAGAAACTTTTAGGGTGA